The genomic region TTCTAGCGGGCGCCTCTAAATTTTTCAGTCAGTCACAAATAATCGTAGTTACAAATTTAGAAGTAGCTATTCACCATTAATGGAGGAAAAAGTTCATTGAAAGTAAGACCAACGAGATCCGAATTCCAATATGGCTTTGAAGCTAACTTTGGTGAGTGTATGTACATCTATCATCTATGAAGCCATATTGATATAACGTTAATTACTTGGGTGTTGAAATTAACCCAACTGGAATGAAAACCAAATTACCTCTTAAACAACTCAGTGATTACGAGATTCATGTTTTCATGATTAGTGTTTATATATACTCGTTGGGATTAATCTGCTGAAACATGTATCTCCTAGCCTGATCGATCATTAGTACATATGTATCTTCACTATTACAAATTTCCTGATAAACAAATTTGTTTGTAGGAGTGTTTTCTTTTTTCTTTTCCGATTAACTTAATTGTATTGATGTTGATTTAGTTAAAGGAAACCTGGAAAAAAAATGATAATTTGTTGGGTCGATCTATTAGAGCAGCTCTCTACTACATTGCAAGAGTTATTTGGATTCAAATCCTCGAGTACATTTAGGGATAAACAGTTTTACTTAACTTTTAAAAGTACTATTTACCATCTAAAACATGATGCTAATTAATGTCATAAAAAAAATCTCAGAATGATACTCATTCTCTTTTGCCATCGAATCAATAAGAATTCATATTAAAATGAGAAACAAACACTACAACCGAAAGAGCAAAACAGACACAACAACACCTAAAGACACTTGAATATTTCTTGAAACAAGAAATTTACAAGAATTGGTTAGGCACTCTATAACTAAACCCAATACAACACTTAAATTAGCAATAACAAAATTAAATTAGCGATAACAAAATTAAATTAGCAACAAACAAAGATGATAAACAAATCACCCATCTTAATTTTGACTAGCTAGCTAGAAGATTCAGCGACTCTTGTTATCAGCCAATATTTCAGAGCAACTTAGCAATGTTGTCCTTGAGCAATGGCTTCGACTGGAAATCTTGATTATTTGCTAGGGTTTCAACAAATTCTCTTGAAACCAAGCACTTTTCTTCCGAGTACAACTTCTCCTGAACAATTGGGGATGCAAGAACTTGGAGACCTTCCTGATTATGCAACCCATGGCCTTTATTTGCCTGCAACAACCAATTAATGTCTAAATCATTTGATCTTCAATAAAAAGGAAAAACAATAAACAAAACAACTTATTTCATCAAACAGTTACCTTCACTGAATCCATGAGTTTGAGCATCGCAACTTGTGCCTGCAAGAATTTGATGTACTTATAAGCAGCTTGGAACATTTCAGCAGTATTCATCTTGCTCCCGCAGGGAACCAGCTTCCCAAGCTCATTAGTCTTCTCTGTTATCCTCCTCCTCCTCTCGCGTGCCGCAATGCTCTGTGGAGACAAGCTCACTCCTCCATTACTGTTGGCCTTCATTTTCGGCTCGGTACTAATAACCTCATTGCTTAGTCTATAATTAGCATACAATTGGGCTGCTGGCTGCTGTTGAATCTGAAATTCAGGAGGGGGCAGAGGTAGTTGAGGCCGCACCAACTCCGGGATGAAACTTGGATTTGGGACAAACCCATTGAAGCTGGGATGGAATTGCTGTTGGGTTTTCTGGCGTTTTGGGTACTCATCATGATAATAGTATTCATGATCGTCAAGAAGGAAATCTTGGTCACTGAAAAATGATTGGGAGAGAAGTAGTGGGTTTGGATCGTCAAGAGAGCTAGCTATGCTGTAGTCCAGACCCAAGATACTTGCTGCTGCCAGCTCATCCTGTTGGGTCTGGAAGCTAAACATTTGATCATAATCTGGGTTAGGGTTGGGGTTGTTATTGAGAAGCTGAAGAGACCCCCAGTCTGAGCAAAATGTAGTACTCATAGCAGTCATGGGAAGTTAAACTAGAACCTGAAATGAAGTAATATACATTAGCATGTAAAAGAGGAAACTTAACCTTCAAATGAATTAAGACATTCTCTGAGGTAGAGAGAGATAGATAGAGAAATACCTGAGAGAATTAGACTCTTTGTGTCTGCGGACCTTTCTGGTTTTTGAATTGCAGTGGACCTAAAGACTAGCAAATAACCGACTTAAACAAACACCTGCCTGCTGACTACTCTACTACTCGATCTGCTATATATCACTGACACACGCTCATCAACTGTTTAACAGTGAGAGAGAGATAGAGAGGAAGGAAGAGAGAGATAGAGAGAAAGGGAGAGAGATGCGGGAAGGTGGGCAGTTGGTTTCATTTCTTCAGGCGCAGATAAAGGAGGCGACGATGATAACCACCATCACCATCTCCTACTTGCTAGCATACACTAACCCCTGATTTGAGTTCTAATTCTCTAGTATCAGAGTACCATGTATCTCTGGTGCTAGGCAATAGAATAGGAACACCTCTTCAAGGGCCAGATGCGATTGGCAAATCAAAAGAAAGACGATACAAGATTGATTATGATTATCAAAATATAGACTACGTGGAGTAATCAGATCGTTTTGGATCACAAATATATGGACTATGTGATAATGCCCTCCCATTAAACCCTAACTCCCTTTTATTTCTAGGGTTTTATTTCGCTCTAACCGTTAATCCGTTACGATTGATTACTCATTTGATGGCGGCTGTTAATTCGATCACTGTATTTACACAATAAATTCTTAATTAACGTCCTATTGTATTGATATTGGTAGTTTTGTACGTACGTTGATTGCAGATGGAAATTAAACCTTCTTTTTATGATGTTTTTGTAACTTGCATTCAATTTCATTGAAGATCCTCTGAGGACTGTGGGAGTCTGAGCTCGATCATTAACAAAAGAGCTGGTAGCTAGATCGATCAATATGCCATTGCCATTGCAAATATTCCTAACCATTTCAATATGGGGCGCCTTTCAAATTACCAAGTATCAAGGAAACAGTTTTGTTCGTTTTGTGACAATAGCTTTAGACTTTCAATGCCAGATGTATTATGTATATATCAGTACTCGATTACGACTTCGGTCTTGGATGAAATAGTTGTGAGGAAATGGACGTTGTTTTTTTGTTGCTCAGTTGCTGTAGCTACCATGTAGAGAGATACAACTGTGCAGAAGATTAGTGTATGAAAATTAATAGTCTCCTAGCCTCAGGTTAGTTGATAATATAACGTACACTTATACATATGCTTGAGTGATTTGTGTGTTTGTATATACTTGCTTGTATTCATGCTCTAACACAATACTTACTAATTAACAATAATTCCTCGGTAACAAATAGTTACTCCTTTACTAATGTGCAACGAATAAAGTTTCTTATAAGAAAATAACAATGACTCACTTTAGTCAAACACGAATTACATATTACAAGAAAAGTCTGTTTACGTTTACTGATTTGAAGATGCGACTTTAACGTTGTCGATTATATTGTTAACTATCTAACCAATCATGTCATAATTCATCGACAAATAACAAATTTGATGATTTATTGTGTTTACGAAATTTCAGTCGCATCAAATATTTTATTGCCCTGCTCTGCGAATCTAACTCTTCCAAATTTGTTCGGAATAAAATTCTCTTCCTTCTTTTGGCAAAACAAAATTGATAAAAAAAAAAAGAAAAAAAAAATACTCATCTGGTACACACATGGGGATAGAACCGCTTTGTTTCTTGCAGCTTGAAGTTGAAGCTGCAACCCAAAAACCTCCAAAACCCAGAACCAGAAACCAAATATCTTCCCTGTTTCAAAAGAAAGAAACAAAACCCAGAACCCAACAATGCTCACCACTCTCTCAAGTCTCTGCCTTTGTCGTCCTCTCCGCACTTCACTCTTCTTCTCCACCCAAAACTTGCTGAGTACTCCCATATCATCATCCAGTACTTCACTTCATATTTGGTCTTGCACTTCATCCAGTTCCACCCAGATCCAGATTGCACCAGGTTCACTTTTGTCAATCCCAAAGCCTCATCAAATGCCTTTTTTTTGTTACAATTCATGACTTGGGCCGTTGTTGTTTTTGAAGCTACTGTGGAGCAGAATGAGGAGCAGAGCACTGGTGTGCCTAAAGTTGAAATCTTGAAGCAGAAATTGGACCTTCTTGGGATTGTCTGTGACAGTTCTTGTGTGCCTGGACACTATTGTAATCTACTGTGTCCCAAGGTATTGTCTTTAATACTCAATTGTGATTGTGTAATTTCTATTAGTATTGTGTAATACTGATATATAGTTATGTTGGTTTCATGTTGGATCTTCATAATGGCATTTGAATTTTCCCATTGTTTTGCTTAAACAGTGCAATGGTGGGCAGTCACTGGAGAGGAGCTTGTCTCTTTACATTGTCCAAAAAGGGTATAATGCCGATTCTTCTAGTCCTTTTATAAGTGTTAAGTGTGTTGTAATTGGTTTTGTGATTGTATGCGACAGGGATTTGGCAAGGTGGAGGTGTTTTCGGACTGAGTGTAATTGGGCAGACAAGGTAAGACATTTTGACTATGTAATTATGTTTTTATATACCAATCATTTCAAGAACTTGGAAGTCATGACATAGGAGACAAGTTACTTAAACTGACCTACCAATGTTCTAGGTGTTTTTAGAAGGCAAGGCAGGACACGATGAGGTGAAGCGGAAGATAGAATTCCAGCCGTTTAGGCAAATGACAGTGGAAGGCCTCAGGCTAGTACCAATAGGAGAAGAGGTACTGAAACTGACCTAAGAAGTGCGGATGCAAGTTCATGCTGGCATTCGAAAAATCTATAATTCAATTTGCCTGTCTCGACATGTCCTGTTCAGATATTAGAGTTATTATGATGGCTTGTTCTTTGCTGTCATACAATAGATGGTTATTTAGGACTATGGTGGTTAACAACTAAGGGTTTCTTTGAGTTCCTACTGTAAATAACTAAACATATGCCTAAACCAGGAGTACCATATGATTTAATTACTTAATAGACGTGCAAATGATGCAGTATTCTTGTGACTAGATAGTATTTTCTGAGATAAATAATCACTCTTGCATTATTCAGATAACAGCTTACTTCAGAGAGCGAAAGATATCTGCGGAAACTCTGTGGAGAAATGCTGTAATGCAACTTTCTAAGGAGGTGCAACGCTCTAAGGAGGTACCGAAACTTATCAATTGCTGGAACTACAGTATACTTATGATGAGTGACTCTGAATAAGTATTTTTGTTAAATTATTTACAAAGAATTGTGCACACAGGAGCATCAATGAAACTATTTTTCCATGCAAACCCTGGATATTCTATATGGTTGTCAGAATCCTCTTACAGTCTTAAACTTCCTGGTGTGATGTCATTGATTTCTTGAATTAACTGCGAGTTGGAAACTTAGTGTGTTTTTGCCAAGCTTGTCATTTCCTTCCAAGAAAACCAATTCAGATAAAACCCCGTTTCTGGAAGATTGGCAGAAGATTGTTGAGTCCACTTCTCAAACACATATATCCTCAACCATGACATAATTTGAGATTGTCTTTTTCCAACAAAATAATACTCTAAATATTCTAAATTGCACCCACTCAGAACTTTCCTCTTAATTTAATTGTTTGTAGCACAAACCACTTAATCTATATTCAGGATACACAGGAAACATCTGAGTTTGTTTTAATTTCTATAAGGGAATAACAGAATATGGTTTGCTATCCATTTATTATCAACAGAATAACCCTGTTCATTGTTGGAAGCTCTTATATTTTTCTAATTCAAGCACTAACCAATGCATCACACATAATTATTATGGCTTTCAAGATCTTCAAAGAGGTTGGTCTTAAAACTGCTGAAATTTTGCAGGATGTCATTGCATTTACTTATAGACACAAGGGACTACTTGTCGGTTGCAAGTACCGGACCCTAAAAAAACGATTTTGGACGGTAAATGTGCCTAAATTTTCTTTGAAATTTGGATAATAGTATGTACTTCTACGAAGTGAATCAAATGTGAATGCCTTCTAATTGGAATTTGTTGAATTCCTTTTATATGATAATCAGGAGAGGGGTTCAGAGAAGATATTATACGGAATTGATGATATAAATGATGCAACTGAAATTATCATTGTGAGTTCAATTTTCCGTTATTTGTTTGGTTTCCTTCTCTCTTCCCCTCCCACCTTACTTCTGTGATTCATGTGCTGCTCTTAGGTTGAAGGTGAAATAGATAAGCTTTCTATGGAGGAAGCTGGCTTCTTCAATTGTGTGAGTGCTCCTGGGGGTGGAGCAGGAAAGGATTCTCCTATATTGCCCTCTATAGAGAAGGTGTGGGTTGAATACTCTAGAGTCTAGAGCCTGCTGTTTGTAGGCTAGAGATTTTATTTTTATTTTTTCTTTGGTTATTTCAAGTGAGAAATTTAACGTGGTATATGCATCTGCTTTCTTCTCGTAACAAGTGATTGAACTGCTGAACTCTAGGACTTTAATAAAAAAACTGTGTTTCTATGTCAAATATGAAGAAAAGATAAAAATAATGTGGACGAGTTCTTTCCTCACCACGCAGCTCAATAGGTCTATACAGAATTACAGAGATAGATGCATGGACTACTTGCATGGTTGCATATGCGTGAGCTGGTATAGCATTCATGAGATGTTTATATTGTCTTGGAATATCAAATCTTCTAATCAGGGAAAGAAAAAAAATGTTTCTTCATCAAGTGTTATCATTCTCATGTTTGAGTTTAGTTGACAATTATCACCCTTGTTTTTTTCATTATACAAGCTTTGATTGTCAGAATGGGGTTTTGTTAACTTGCTTTCAAATATCCATTTCAATTAGGACACGACATTTCGGTACCTGTGGAATTGCAAACAGGAGTTGGATAAGGTTTGTAAACTGTTACTACTCATTCAAATAAAATTCCTTTGAATTGTTGTTTGACTCGCTACTTGTTAGGTTTCTCGGATTATCCTGGCAACTGACAATGATGCAACAGGCCAAGCTTTGGCCAGAGCATTAGCACGCCGCCTCGGGACAAATAGGTTAAGTTTCTGTTGTATTTGTCAAATCTATTAATCTGTATGTACGATAATATTTTGTATGCAACTTGTTAGAAGAGTGGCTTTTATTTTCATTTTAAATTATTGGTGGGAACTGAAATAGTGCTACGGAGTGCGAGTTTCAAGACCACTGCATTAATTGTTAAAATTCATGAAAACTACTGAACATAAACAATTTCCTAAACTTGGCTCCTTGATTTTTCTTTCTGCAATACCACACCATTGTAGCTTGTAGATGTGCTTCACGAAATGCTTATTCTGGTATTCCTTGAAAAAAAATAGCAAAGGGGAATATGCTGTATTAAACATGGATGCTATACATAATACATCTGTCCACTTATTTCTTTTTACTTTCATTGGCTGTCAGATGTTGGCAAGTAAGCTGGCCAAAGAAAGATGAATCCAGCTGTTTCAAAGATGCTAATGAGGTTTTCTGCTTCCACTCTTTTCTCATACTCTAACAACTGTTGTTTTTAATCTGAAAATATGTCTGTGATTTCTTTGTAGTTACATTCTACCTAATTATTGGCTTACGGATGCAGGTTCTCAAATATATGGGTCCTGATGCTTTGAGAAGGGTAATTGAAAGTGCAGAACCATATGAGCTATGCATCTCAGAGACTGTAGTATAAATTCAGACTTCAGATTGATCAAGTATATGCACAGGTAGAAACACCGGCTCGTAGCACACAAAGTAAACTTGAAGGTTGTAAAGTTTTCCCTGGATTTGACTTATCATTGCAACAGGGATTCCCTTTGGTTTAATTGAAGAGAAGAATAGAGAAGATTAACAATCACCTACTTAGTTTGTATAGGACAGAACTTGCAAAATTGCAATACAAAATTTACCAGATTGGGAAATAGAAATAGGTTTAAGTTATGGGACTCAACACCCAAATCATTTTGTAAATTAAACTCTTAGCCCTGCAAATTGGAATTAAGCCTCATTTTGGATTTGCTTAGTTGGCTAATCAAAAGTTTCATTGAAAAATCCTACCAATCAAAAATGGGATTACTTGGGTCCACCTCAGGTTGAACCTAACAAGCTTCTACCTCATAGTCATAGTACTCTTAGAACTACTGGTTTTCAAGACAATCTGTTCAAACCAAATTTAAGCTTGCAGACTTGTAGAGTTGTAGTTATTCAGTATATTGTATTAAACAAAGGAACTCGAATAAAGTCAACTATGGTCAGACGGTAGGAGAGTGGAGGGGCAAATTTGCTTTCAGACTCTGAAAGTACTCCTAATTTAATTGGGAAATCATGATGTGACTGGAAGTAGAACAATATTGTTGATTGACTGAGATGTTGATGCCCATTATCTGGATTCAGAAGGGAGGATTTTGCGAGGATTTTCCAATGAGATTTCAAATGATAATGCATTTCGTTCTGCAACTTCAGTTTCCTCTGAGAGATCAGAATGGCAACATAAAATGCTCAAGGAACTTGTAGTTTTATCAATTCAAGGTCCTAAGTAGCTCATCCGACCCAGTTATGTCAATCACTGTCATTGATTTCTCCTGGTTGATTTACATAGGTTGCAATCTGATGTTAGGTTCCCTCCCATCAGCTTCATGTTGCAAATACAGGATCTTCCATTCTCTGTCGTATAATATATCTATAGCAAGGTTATAGTATACTGTATGCCTTCCTTCACTGAATCACTGCTATGTTTGGCTTTGTGAATGTTTCTAAGAAACAGCAGAGAAAACGACTTGCCCCGAACCACGAACGGACTCATCAGTCGATGTGATTTACTCTAGTTTTATTCTGTATAATAATGTATATCAAATAAATACATTTGTATCATATACCGGAGTATTACATCTCCAAATCAATCTTTGCTTCGAGTTTCAACCAAGCTAGAACATGTCTGTAATAAGAGAATGAAGAATGTTTGATTGCCTTACCTGAAAAAAATAAATTAAACCCTCACTGATTCCTTGATGAATCGAAATCATGGTTTCCACGGCGTCGGTTCGAGAGATTGAAAATTCCAAGCGAACAGAAGAAGAGAAGCAAACTGGAGAAGAAGCAACATTGCGTTTTGCGAAGAACAGTCGAAACTCGAAACTAAAACACTAACACATAAGGTAAAAAGTTTATATTACCTCCATGATCCAATTTATTTACGGACGCGTTTCCCAACGTTCTTGACACGTCTCTGGCCGTTTACGACACGTTTT from Fragaria vesca subsp. vesca linkage group LG3, FraVesHawaii_1.0, whole genome shotgun sequence harbors:
- the LOC101310787 gene encoding uncharacterized protein LOC101310787, giving the protein MLTTLSSLCLCRPLRTSLFFSTQNLLSTPISSSSTSLHIWSCTSSSSTQIQIAPATVEQNEEQSTGVPKVEILKQKLDLLGIVCDSSCVPGHYCNLLCPKCNGGQSLERSLSLYIVQKGDLARWRCFRTECNWADKVFLEGKAGHDEVKRKIEFQPFRQMTVEGLRLVPIGEEITAYFRERKISAETLWRNAVMQLSKEVQRSKEDVIAFTYRHKGLLVGCKYRTLKKRFWTERGSEKILYGIDDINDATEIIIVEGEIDKLSMEEAGFFNCVSAPGGGAGKDSPILPSIEKDTTFRYLWNCKQELDKVSRIILATDNDATGQALARALARRLGTNRCWQVSWPKKDESSCFKDANEVLKYMGPDALRRVIESAEPYELCISETVV